Proteins from a genomic interval of Colletes latitarsis isolate SP2378_abdomen chromosome 3, iyColLati1, whole genome shotgun sequence:
- the LOC143340559 gene encoding ATP-binding cassette sub-family C member 5-like isoform X3 yields MILMKKVLERVQSPEEDTWVGIKWAVLLTCCDFLRMLFFTWTWNTNIRTALRLKSACTTLLYKKIMRLNNLGNKSTGELTNLFTNDSQRLFDVIIYGPMIISGPIIITCGIIYILWIFSPLAILGIFVFLIFYPCQYLISRIVGHFRSKTVVITDKRVKLTNEILECIKLIKMCSWEKYFSHKLLDIRRKEEHWLYKIVYFQSFAISLTSAIPVISAIVTFLAHLSSGSSLSASQVFPFVSLLNTQFRSSFMFLQVALVNIAESKIVFNRLQSVLLLEEYTCHLSKPIVKSEAIAITNGTFVYENCTSRTNESKNINKKKKISFNPREKVELEKLNAPSNEIQYVKVLTDIKFGAAKNALIGICGHVGSGKSSLLLAALGQLKLTRGHVLREGSCAYVSQQAWIVNATLKENILFGSQFDAKRYYQALTVCNLKEDINMLPGGDETEIGERGINLSGGQKQRIALARAVYANRDIYVLDDPLSAVDVHVGSYIFKNLILGALKDKCILFVTHQVQFLKHCDEIFLMNNGRIVEQGTHNELVQSRKEYAAMVNNALFETEDNTKEKSTTITDIESKNFGNHLKTQIVGSSSDNNYENGEASQKTRKKGASLTTEEKVETGSLKSHTYHTYIKAAGGYFVAVLAFSTLFLSVGSSIFSTWWLATWIKAGGGNIIDPKTNETIVSDNLNDNPDFAYYQNIYGACIGAILFTSLLRGLIITYTTITASTTLHNKVFKKMIESSLTFFETTPSGRIQNIFSRDIDEVDHYIPISIENMVQNIFTCSFAIIFICSILPWFSLPLIILGAIFFYISKVFRVAMRDLKRMESVSRSPVLSFVTTTVHGLNTIHAFQKEEAFINKFEELFDLNNLCLYLCQSAMRWSASRLDSLAIASASITAFLVIALRSQLSPAFAGLAMAYSMQMTGVFQYTVRLMAETETRFISVERISYYLRTLQKEDTFDKAADEPPNEWPTHGNLEFHKVQLRYRKDLPLVLNNISFTIKAGEHIGIVGRTGAGKSSLIVALFRLVDICAGKIKIDGVNIAKMNLDLLRSKLSIIPQDPVLFSGTIRSNLDPFKQHSDFELWSALEKAQLKEKVILMTGQLDAFVQVGGNNLSIGERQLLCLTRALLRNTKVMVLDEATAAVDPETEVALQSTIQNEFSNCTVLTIAHRLKTVVSCDRIIVMKSGQIIEFDAPSVLLSNSNSEFSKMLASADKSMKES; encoded by the exons aTGATATTAATGAAAAAGGTATTGGAACGTGTTCAATCGCCGGAAGAAGATACGTGGGTTGGCATAAAATGGGCAGTATTACTAACATGCTGTGATTTCTTAAGAATGCTATTTTTTACGTGGACTTGGAATACAAATATTAGAACAGCATTAAGATTAAAGTCTGCTTGTACTACTCTTTTGTACAAGAAAATCATGAGATTAAATAACCTTGGAAATAAAAGTACAGGAGAA tTAACTAATTTATTTACTAACGATAGTCAGAGGCTTTTTGATGTAATCATTTATGGACCTATGATAATTAGTGGTCCAATAATTATTACCTGcggtataatttatatattatggATATTCAGTCCATTAGCCATTCTCGGAATATTcgtttttcttatattttatcCTTGTCAG TATCTTATTTCTCGCATAGTCGGACATTTTCGTTCCAAGACTGTTGTCATTACAGATAAACGAGTGAAACTGACGAACGAAATTTTAGAatgtataaaattaattaagatGTGTTCATGGGAAAAATACTTTAGTCATAAACTTCTTG ATATACGAAGGAAGGAAGAGCACTGGTTATATAAGATTGTATACTTCCAAAGTTTTGCTATTTCTTTAACATCAGCTATACCTGTAATATCAGCAATTGTTACATTTTTAGCTCATTTATCTTCAGGCAGTAGTTTATCTGCATCTCAG GTATTTCCCTTCGTATCATTACTCAATACTCAatttcgttcttctttcatgttTTTACAAGTGGCCTTAGTTAATATTGCTGAATCAAAGATAGTATTCAACAGACTGCAG AGTGTATTGCTATTAGAAGAATATACTTgccatttatcgaaaccaattGTGAAATCAGAAGCCATAGCTATCACTAATGGTACATTCGTTTATGAAAATTGTACCTCACGCACTAATGAATCAAAAAATATCAATAAGAAGAA AAAAATCTCATTTAACCCAAGGGAGAAAGTTGAATTGGAGAAACTGAACGCACCTTCTAACGAAAtccaatatgtgaaagtacttaCAGATATTAAATTTGGAGCAGCAAAGAATGCACTGATAGGTATCTGTGGTCATGTAGGAAGCGGAAAgtctagtctgctgcttgctgcTTTAGGACAATTGAAACTTACTCGTGGACACGTATTGAGAGAAGGTTCATGCGCTTATGTTAGTCAGCAAGCATGGATCGTTAATGCAACCCTTaaagaaaatatattatttggAAGCCAGTTTGATGCTAAACGATACTATCAAGCATTGACGGTTTGTAATTTAAAAGAAGACATAAACATGCTACCGGGTGGAGATGAAACTGAAATTGGTGAAAGAGGTATAAACCTTTCTGGAGGACAGAAGCAAAGAATTGCTCTTGCAAGAGCAGTTTACGCCAACAG aGATATTTATGTATTGGACGATCCATTAAGCGCAGTAGACGTTCATGTGGGATCttatattttcaagaatttaattCTTGGCGCGCTCAAAGACAAATGTATTCTTTTCGTAACGCATCAAGTCCAA TTTTTGAAACATTGCGATGAAATCTTTTTAATGAATAATGGTAGAATCGTGGAACAAGGTACACACAATGAACTCGTGCAGTCGAGGAAAGAATATGCCGCGATGGTGAACAATGCATTATTCGAAACAGAAGATAACACGAAAGA AAAGTCTACAACAATTACTGACATAGAAAGTAAGAATTTTGGAAACCATTTGAAAACGCAAATTGTAGGATCTAGTTCTGATAACAATTACGAGAACGGAGAGGCATCGCAGAAAACACGTAAAAAAG GAGCATCTCTAACTACAGAGGAAAAAGTGGAAACGGGTTCTTTGAAATCGCATACTTATCATACATATATAAAAGCTGCAGGTGGTTATTTCGTGGCTGTCTTAGCATTCTCTACACTTTTCTTAAGCGTTGGAAGCTCTATATTTAGTACTTGGTGGCTAGCAACGTGGATCAAAGCTGGCGGTGGA AACATTATCGATCCGAAAACTAATGAAACTATAGTATCGGACAATTTGAACGATAACCCTGACTTCGCCTATTATCAAAACATTTATGGTGCTTGCATTGGAGCAATTTTGTTCACGAGTCTGTTGCGTGGTTTAATTATAACGTATACTACGATAACAGCATCGACCACACTGCAcaataaagtatttaaaaaaatgatcgaATCCTCGTTAACTTTCTTTGAAACTACTCCCAGTGgaagaatacaaaatatattcagTCGAGACATAGACGAAG TTGATCATTACATACCGATTTCTATAGAGAATATGGTGCAGAATATCTTTACTTGTAGCTTTGCAATTATTTTCATATGCTCGATATTACCATGGTTCAGTTTACCGTTAATTATTCTTGGTGCTATCTTTTTCTATATAAGTAAAGTGTTCCG AGTAGCAATGAGGGATCTTAAACGAATGGAAAGTGTCTCAAGATCACCCGTTTTAAGTTTTGTTACAACTACCGTGCACGGTTTGAATACGATTCATGCATTTCAAAAGGAAGAAGCATTTATAAACAA ATTCGAAGAGTTGTTTGATTTAAATAATTTGTGTCTTTACCTGTGTCAATCAGCCATGAGATGGTCCGCCTCGAGACTTGACAGTTTGGCAATCGCTTCTGCTTCAATTACTGCATTTCTTGTGATAGCGCTCAGAAGTCAATTATCTCCAGCCTTTGCTGGCCTAGCAATGGCATACTCCATGCAAATGACAGGTGTCTTCCAGTACACTGTAAGATTAATGGCAGAAACAGAAACACGCTTTATAAGTGTTGAAAGAATAAGTTATTATTTAAGG ACGTTACAAAAGGAAGATACTTTCGATAAAGCTGCTGATGAACCTCCAAACGAGTGGCCGACTCATGGAAATTTGGAATTTCATAAAGTTCAATTGAGATATAGAAAAGACCTACCGCtcgtattaaataatatttcatttacTATTAAAGCTGGAGAACATATTG GTATTGTGGGAAGAACGGGAGCTGGGAAGAGTTCTCTCATTGTTGCCTTATTCCGATTAGTTGACATATGCGCCGGAAAGATTAAAATTGATGGTGTAAATATAGCTAAAATGAATTTGGACTTACTTAGAAGTAAATTATCTATAATTCCtcaagatcctgtgttatttagtGGAACCATAAG ATCAAATTTGGATCCGTTTAAACAACATAGTGACTTTGAACTCTGGAGCGCTTTAGAGAAAGCTCAATTGAAAGAAAAGGTAATACTTATGACGGGGCAATTAGATGCGTTTGTCCAAGTTGGAGGAAACAACTTGAGCATTGGTGAAAGGCAGTTGCTTTGTTTGACAAGAGCCCTTTTACGCAATACCAAA GTAATGGTATTGGACGAAGCAACAGCCGCTGTTGATCCTGAAACTGAAGTCGCTCTACAAAGTACAATACAAAACGAGTTTTCAAATTGTACTGTATTAACGATAGCTCACCGTTTAAAGACTGTTGTTTCATGCGATCGCATTATTGTTATGAAGAGCGGccaaataattgaatttgacGCACCGTCTGTACTCTTGTCCAATTCAAACTCGGAATTTTCAAAAATGCTGGCCTCAGCAGATAAGTCCATGAAAGAATCTTGA